From a region of the Bradyrhizobium sp. KBS0727 genome:
- a CDS encoding BA14K family protein translates to MINLKVLSTAAILALVLPAVLPSTSFAQAVHDYKGGGGGGGGAKGPVGGGGGGIRQAGGGAIPQAGGGGGPHFSGGGGGGGGYYRGGGGGGYYRHGGGGGFIPGAVAGAVIGGALASGGYYGGPAYAPGYYDDGYYDDGAVAVAPAPGSDDSVGYCMQRYRSYDPNSGTYLGNDGYRHPCP, encoded by the coding sequence ATGATCAATCTGAAGGTTTTGAGTACCGCCGCAATATTGGCGCTTGTGTTGCCGGCCGTGTTGCCGAGCACGAGCTTTGCCCAGGCCGTCCACGACTACAAAGGTGGTGGTGGCGGCGGCGGTGGCGCCAAAGGCCCTGTTGGTGGTGGTGGCGGCGGCATTCGGCAAGCTGGTGGCGGCGCCATTCCGCAAGCCGGTGGCGGCGGTGGTCCGCACTTTAGCGGGGGCGGCGGCGGCGGTGGCGGCTATTACCGCGGCGGCGGTGGAGGTGGTTACTACCGCCATGGCGGTGGCGGCGGCTTCATTCCCGGCGCGGTCGCGGGTGCCGTGATCGGCGGCGCCCTTGCCTCGGGCGGCTATTATGGTGGCCCGGCCTACGCGCCTGGCTACTACGACGACGGCTATTATGACGATGGTGCGGTGGCAGTGGCGCCAGCCCCCGGCAGTGACGATTCCGTTGGTTATTGCATGCAGCGCTATCGTTCCTACGACCCGAACTCAGGCACCTATCTCGGCAATGACGGCTACCGGCATCCCTGCCCGTAA
- a CDS encoding NADH:ubiquinone oxidoreductase subunit NDUFA12, with amino-acid sequence MKLFLLKFFTWWSGQTFGTQLWTWRFGELVGQDEQGNTYYRTKGRKIDPTLGFERRWVVYNGYAEATKIPPEWHGWIHHTVDVAPTEESYTPREWEKPHLANQTGTPQAYRPSGSTLASGRRPKATGDYHAWTPGK; translated from the coding sequence ATGAAGCTGTTTCTGCTCAAATTTTTCACATGGTGGAGCGGCCAGACCTTTGGCACGCAATTGTGGACGTGGCGGTTCGGCGAACTGGTCGGCCAGGACGAGCAGGGCAACACCTACTATCGCACCAAGGGCCGCAAGATCGATCCGACGCTCGGCTTCGAGCGGCGCTGGGTGGTCTATAACGGCTATGCCGAGGCAACCAAGATCCCGCCGGAGTGGCACGGTTGGATACATCACACCGTCGACGTCGCGCCGACCGAAGAGAGCTACACGCCGCGCGAATGGGAAAAGCCGCATCTGGCGAACCAGACCGGCACGCCGCAGGCCTATCGCCCGTCCGGCTCGACGCTGGCCAGCGGCCGCCGTCCCAAGGCCACCGGCGACTATCACGCCTGGACGCCCGGCAAGTAA